Proteins encoded within one genomic window of Jiangella mangrovi:
- a CDS encoding ATP-binding protein yields MSTERIAALRKAVEASPDDDMLRLILAESLATAGDAVGALDEYAVLLDRGALPAEHLVAVGELAATAERLPLLRGCLEAARQAGVVEGTGRLQQLVDEIVTRRTGVLVPAGGVDPAPMQAEVLRESTTFDRVGGMDDVKQLIHRLVILPLSRLELYAKYGRRAGGGVLLYGPPGCGKTLLARATAGECGLPFVNVRIEDVMDPYLGVSERNLHAAFERARASAPCVLFLDELDALAFARHKHGGSDARRLVDVLLQELDAIGSENDGLLVLAATNAPWDVDEAMLRPGRFDRVVFVPPPDEAARASIVDVLLRDVPTAGVDLRALAARTPMFSGADLRAVVERALDRVIDEALATGQEPPLSGAHLEAAAEVVRPTTLDWLHRVRGYIEFANHSERYDDVAAYLRTKDVRRRMAG; encoded by the coding sequence ATGAGCACCGAACGCATCGCCGCGCTGCGCAAGGCCGTCGAGGCCTCGCCCGACGACGACATGCTGCGGCTGATCCTGGCCGAGTCGCTGGCGACCGCGGGTGACGCCGTCGGCGCCCTCGACGAGTACGCCGTGCTGCTCGACCGCGGCGCGCTGCCCGCCGAGCACCTGGTCGCGGTCGGCGAGCTGGCGGCGACGGCGGAACGGCTGCCGTTGCTCCGGGGCTGCCTCGAGGCCGCCCGGCAGGCCGGGGTGGTCGAGGGCACCGGGCGGCTGCAGCAGCTGGTCGACGAGATCGTCACCCGGCGCACCGGGGTCCTGGTGCCGGCCGGCGGTGTCGATCCGGCGCCCATGCAGGCCGAGGTGCTGAGGGAGTCGACCACCTTCGACCGCGTCGGCGGCATGGACGATGTCAAGCAGCTGATCCACCGGCTGGTGATCCTGCCGCTCAGCCGTCTTGAGCTCTACGCGAAGTACGGGCGGCGCGCCGGCGGCGGTGTCCTCCTGTACGGGCCGCCCGGCTGCGGGAAGACGCTGCTGGCGCGGGCGACGGCGGGCGAGTGCGGGCTGCCGTTCGTGAACGTCCGCATCGAGGACGTCATGGACCCGTACCTCGGCGTCTCCGAGCGCAACCTGCACGCGGCGTTCGAGCGGGCCCGGGCCAGCGCACCGTGCGTGTTGTTCCTCGACGAGCTCGACGCCCTGGCGTTCGCCCGGCACAAGCACGGCGGCTCCGACGCGCGCCGTCTGGTCGACGTGCTGCTCCAGGAGCTGGACGCCATCGGGTCGGAGAACGACGGCCTGCTCGTGCTGGCCGCGACGAACGCACCCTGGGACGTCGACGAGGCGATGCTGCGGCCGGGCCGGTTCGACCGCGTCGTCTTCGTGCCGCCACCGGACGAGGCGGCCCGGGCGTCCATCGTCGACGTGCTGCTGCGCGACGTGCCGACGGCGGGGGTCGACCTCCGGGCGCTGGCGGCGCGGACGCCGATGTTCAGCGGCGCCGACCTGCGCGCCGTCGTCGAACGTGCCCTCGACCGCGTCATCGACGAGGCACTGGCGACCGGCCAGGAGCCGCCGCTGTCCGGGGCGCACCTCGAGGCGGCGGCCGAGGTGGTGCGGCCCACCACACTGGACTGGCTGCACCGGGTGCGCGGCTACATCGAGTTCGCCAACCACAGCGAGCGCTACGACGACGTCGCCGCCTACCTGCGGACGAAGGACGTGCGGCGGCGCATGGCCGGGTAG
- a CDS encoding tetratricopeptide repeat protein, which translates to MTETTDSGRPGTAELRMVWGWIERGRPEKALEELQRVWHLSSTDVRPHMLRAVALSGQQRWAEVIEVIREGFALHGPVGVYFPIIGDALRKLGRLQEAESAYLEGLRHWPNDADLLLGYARVCVDAGQADKAAALADRAAAQNPEHPLLDKDRATIAFAQGKHTEMHRHTTQALAGDPDDVAARALHGAAAHSTGDHDAAYRSLARAAANEPGNAPLLEAAREARMIRHPLMRPLTVFGTVNPLALWLGAILVIGVLNAAAPQPAGFVAAIVWLVFCVYSWVVPPVLRRWLDWRARR; encoded by the coding sequence GTGACCGAGACGACGGACTCCGGCCGGCCGGGCACGGCCGAGCTGCGCATGGTCTGGGGCTGGATCGAGCGGGGCAGGCCCGAGAAGGCGCTCGAGGAGCTGCAGAGGGTCTGGCACCTCTCGTCCACCGATGTGCGGCCGCACATGCTGCGGGCCGTGGCGTTGTCGGGTCAGCAGCGCTGGGCCGAGGTGATCGAGGTCATCCGCGAGGGTTTCGCCCTGCACGGCCCGGTCGGCGTCTACTTCCCGATCATCGGCGACGCGCTGCGCAAGCTGGGGCGGCTCCAGGAGGCCGAGTCCGCCTACCTCGAAGGGCTGCGGCACTGGCCCAACGACGCGGACCTGCTGCTCGGCTACGCCCGGGTCTGCGTCGACGCCGGCCAGGCGGACAAGGCGGCGGCCCTGGCCGACCGCGCGGCCGCCCAGAACCCGGAGCATCCGCTGCTCGACAAGGACCGCGCCACCATCGCCTTCGCCCAGGGCAAGCACACCGAGATGCACCGGCACACCACCCAGGCGCTGGCCGGTGACCCCGACGACGTGGCCGCGCGCGCCCTGCACGGTGCGGCGGCGCACTCCACCGGCGACCACGACGCCGCCTACCGCTCGCTGGCCCGCGCGGCCGCAAACGAACCGGGGAACGCGCCCCTGCTCGAGGCCGCGCGCGAGGCCCGGATGATCCGGCACCCGCTGATGCGCCCGCTCACCGTCTTCGGCACCGTCAACCCGCTGGCCCTGTGGCTCGGTGCGATCCTCGTCATCGGGGTGCTCAACGCGGCCGCGCCGCAGCCGGCCGGGTTCGTCGCGGCCATCGTGTGGCTGGTGTTCTGCGTGTACTCGTGGGTGGTCCCTCCGGTGCTGCGGCGCTGGCTGGACTGGAGGGCGCGCCGATGA